A window from Zingiber officinale cultivar Zhangliang chromosome 7A, Zo_v1.1, whole genome shotgun sequence encodes these proteins:
- the LOC122000518 gene encoding abscisic stress-ripening protein 1-like yields MAEEKRHHFFHHKEEEETPSDPRKEEKHHKHLEQLGGLGAVAAGVYALHEKHQAKKDPENAHRHKITEEIAATVAVGSAGFAFHEHHEKKEAKKRDDQ; encoded by the exons ATGGCTGAGGAGAAACGCCACCACTTCTTCCAccacaaggaggaggaggagacccCCTCTGACCCCAGGAAGGAGGAGAAGCACCACAAACACTTGGAACAGCTGGGCGGTCTTGGTGCCGTTGCCGCTGGCGTTTACGCCTTG CATGAGAAGCACCAGGCGAAGAAGGACCCAGAGAACGCACACAGGCACAAGATCACGGAGGAGATCGCAGCGACCGTAGCGGTGGGTAGTGCGGGGTTTGCGTTCCACGAGCACCATGAGAAGAAAGAGGCAAAGAAGCGTGACGATCAGTAG